Proteins encoded by one window of Desulfonatronum thiodismutans:
- a CDS encoding glycosyltransferase family 2 protein: MNQESSLATMLFSIIIPSRGTRPKALALAIGSVLAALSHVAGKLEPEKVEILVGFDGIRGDRVVTAENVHYFDLPRDQNWGNGIRNILLRRAKGERLVFLDDDNALMPGAFAAYLRHMDADMLIARIDAGKAFTSPFLPVDKPGKSLVRQGNIDPLCLCLTRDLVVVRGQGWQSHGKYESDYLNILRYWRRAKSIQHSEDIVGIYDAGAGLDPEGVNQRQHDLLVHKRKSEAGW; encoded by the coding sequence GTGAACCAAGAATCATCCTTGGCGACCATGCTCTTCTCCATCATCATTCCCAGCCGCGGCACTCGCCCCAAGGCCCTGGCCCTGGCCATCGGGAGCGTCCTGGCGGCCTTGAGCCACGTGGCGGGCAAACTTGAACCGGAGAAAGTGGAGATTCTGGTGGGCTTTGATGGTATTCGCGGAGATAGGGTCGTCACGGCGGAAAATGTTCACTACTTTGACCTGCCCCGAGACCAGAACTGGGGCAACGGGATTCGCAACATCCTGCTCCGTCGGGCCAAAGGTGAACGGCTTGTTTTCCTTGACGACGACAATGCCTTGATGCCTGGCGCCTTCGCCGCCTACCTCCGGCATATGGACGCGGACATGCTCATCGCCCGGATCGACGCCGGCAAAGCCTTCACCAGCCCGTTTCTGCCCGTGGACAAACCTGGCAAATCCCTGGTCCGCCAAGGCAATATCGACCCACTTTGCCTCTGTCTCACACGGGACTTGGTGGTCGTCCGCGGCCAGGGCTGGCAATCTCACGGTAAATACGAATCCGACTACCTGAATATTCTGCGTTACTGGCGACGAGCCAAATCCATACAGCATTCGGAGGATATCGTTGGCATCTATGATGCAGGAGCCGGGCTGGACCCGGAAGGCGTCAACCAGCGCCAACACGATTTGCTCGTCCATAAAAGGAAATCAGAGGCTGGCTGGTGA
- a CDS encoding glycosyltransferase family protein, translated as MTNNVRHPPSPTLLWYGASFFSKALSDLGWNTTIKRRYQPAAVTWRELFADLPTPPDVLVVADYSGPPPLLDPHTCPSLTVFYSVDSHIHSWHPLYAQAFDLCLVSLRDHLPRFSGSYLDSGRVLWSPPFVQDTLHPAPKEQIWDALFVGKVDADLTPRRHSALQALKQELPNLEVHRGSFPELFPQAKVVLNFCDLDDLNFRVFEALACGTALLTPRIGHGQDDLFHHGENLWLYDQSADGGDVTDLLHQLRRLLADDALRTRLARKGQATVYADHRASHRAAAFTKWLGAHDWSTLIARRQRIATDVHRDILRPLFLHLSESLPEGHDLRARYYQASARHLLNIPESPDT; from the coding sequence ATGACCAACAACGTCAGGCACCCCCCCTCACCCACCCTGCTCTGGTACGGAGCATCATTTTTCTCCAAAGCCCTTTCCGACCTCGGCTGGAACACAACGATCAAGCGCCGGTACCAGCCCGCCGCCGTCACTTGGCGCGAACTGTTCGCGGACCTGCCGACCCCTCCAGACGTCCTGGTCGTTGCCGACTACAGCGGCCCCCCGCCCCTGCTCGACCCGCACACCTGCCCCAGCCTGACCGTTTTCTATAGCGTGGACTCGCACATCCATTCCTGGCACCCATTGTACGCCCAGGCCTTTGATCTTTGCCTGGTCAGCCTGCGCGACCATCTGCCCCGCTTCTCCGGTTCATATCTCGATTCCGGCCGCGTGCTCTGGAGTCCGCCGTTTGTCCAAGACACTCTCCACCCCGCGCCCAAAGAACAAATCTGGGACGCCTTGTTCGTGGGCAAGGTCGACGCCGACTTGACGCCCAGACGCCACAGCGCCCTGCAAGCCCTCAAGCAGGAACTTCCAAACCTGGAAGTCCACCGGGGCAGCTTCCCCGAACTGTTCCCCCAGGCCAAAGTGGTCCTCAACTTCTGCGACCTGGACGACCTCAATTTCCGCGTGTTTGAGGCTCTGGCCTGCGGCACGGCCCTGCTTACCCCGCGCATCGGCCACGGCCAGGACGATCTGTTTCATCACGGCGAGAACCTCTGGCTCTACGACCAGTCCGCCGACGGCGGCGACGTCACGGACCTGCTCCACCAGCTTCGCCGCCTCCTGGCCGACGACGCGCTGCGCACCCGCCTGGCCCGCAAAGGCCAGGCCACGGTCTACGCCGACCACCGGGCCTCCCACCGCGCCGCGGCCTTTACGAAATGGTTAGGCGCACACGATTGGTCAACCCTGATCGCCAGACGTCAACGCATTGCAACGGACGTCCACCGCGACATTCTCCGTCCGTTGTTTCTGCATCTCAGCGAATCCTTGCCTGAAGGCCATGACCTTCGAGCGCGCTACTACCAGGCAAGCGCAAGACACCTCCTCAACATACCGGAGAGCCCCGACACATGA
- a CDS encoding glutaredoxin family protein — protein MSEPIRVYALSTCIHCKRAKEFLDQCGVEYTPVHLDWMTGQERTDALTEMKQHNPAQSFPTILIGNTVIVGFKKEEIEKALGREPSAS, from the coding sequence ATGTCCGAACCCATTCGCGTCTACGCCCTGAGTACCTGCATCCACTGCAAACGCGCCAAGGAGTTCCTGGACCAATGCGGCGTGGAATATACCCCGGTCCATCTGGATTGGATGACCGGCCAAGAACGCACCGACGCTTTGACGGAAATGAAACAGCACAACCCGGCCCAGAGTTTCCCGACCATCCTCATCGGCAACACGGTCATCGTCGGCTTCAAGAAGGAAGAAATCGAAAAAGCCCTGGGCAGGGAGCCCTCCGCGTCATGA
- a CDS encoding ferredoxin-thioredoxin reductase catalytic domain-containing protein has product MTPEQLCETLRKIQEPKGYFFNKDKEMVLELMASLLANKERHGYMVCPCRLASGDRDQDKDIICPCVYREPDVKEYGSCYCGLYVSQDWNEERIPHEYVPERRAPA; this is encoded by the coding sequence ATGACCCCCGAGCAGCTCTGCGAAACCCTGCGCAAGATCCAGGAGCCCAAAGGATATTTTTTCAACAAGGACAAGGAAATGGTCTTGGAGCTGATGGCCTCTCTCCTGGCCAACAAGGAGCGCCACGGCTACATGGTCTGCCCCTGCCGCCTGGCTTCCGGAGACCGGGACCAGGACAAAGACATCATCTGCCCCTGCGTCTATCGGGAACCGGACGTCAAAGAGTACGGCAGTTGCTACTGCGGCCTCTACGTCTCCCAGGACTGGAACGAAGAAAGGATTCCACACGAATACGTGCCGGAACGACGCGCTCCGGCTTGA